From one Fusobacterium mortiferum ATCC 9817 genomic stretch:
- a CDS encoding glycosyltransferase — protein MKEKVSVLMSIYFKEKPEYFRESLESIKNQTYEIDELVLVKDGALTDGLEEVIKKYKDVLNIKEVPLEKNVGLGLALREGILHCSNEIVIRMDSDDIMDNSKIEEQIKIFKENPDYILVGTNAYDFNKNIKDILSERILPEKNDEILKFSKRRCPFIHAGIGFKKSYVLKAGNYEDCYWFEDYDLFLRMLKLGKSYNIQKNLLYIRSNLDVYKRRGGLIYIKREIKALTKFYKRGDINFYYYITNMIIRIGIRVCGNKLRSLIYKKLLRR, from the coding sequence ATGAAAGAAAAAGTTTCAGTCTTGATGTCAATATATTTTAAGGAAAAGCCAGAATATTTTAGGGAGAGTTTAGAAAGTATAAAAAATCAAACATATGAAATAGATGAATTGGTTTTAGTAAAAGATGGTGCTTTAACAGATGGACTAGAAGAAGTAATAAAAAAGTATAAGGATGTATTAAATATAAAAGAAGTCCCTCTAGAAAAAAATGTAGGATTAGGATTAGCTTTAAGAGAAGGAATATTACATTGTTCTAATGAAATAGTAATTAGAATGGATAGCGATGATATTATGGATAATTCTAAAATAGAAGAGCAGATAAAAATATTTAAAGAAAATCCAGATTATATTTTAGTTGGAACAAATGCATATGATTTTAATAAAAATATAAAGGATATTTTATCAGAAAGAATTCTCCCAGAAAAAAATGATGAAATACTAAAATTTTCTAAAAGAAGATGTCCTTTTATACATGCAGGAATAGGATTTAAAAAAAGTTATGTATTAAAAGCTGGAAATTATGAAGATTGTTATTGGTTTGAAGATTATGATTTATTCCTAAGAATGTTAAAGTTGGGTAAAAGTTACAATATTCAAAAAAATCTTTTATATATTAGAAGTAATTTAGATGTTTATAAAAGACGAGGCGGTTTAATTTATATAAAAAGAGAAATTAAAGCACTAACTAAATTTTATAAACGAGGGGATATTAATTTTTATTATTATATAACAAATATGATAATAAGAATTGGAATTAGAGTTTGTGGAAATAAATTGAGAAGTTTGATATATAAGAAATTATTAAGGAGATAA
- a CDS encoding ATP-binding protein — translation MKCQYCGKEYVKNEAEGLEYLPEFIRQHIEYIPACDCLEKKRLEEMEEEKRRQEAESIRNRVKRYRDISVMDSRFLKSNFEGADMSGEYMKLALRYAKSFMKKRMDIGIIFYGGVGTEKTFASGCIANYLMSRGKSVLVINLGLYLLKITKEWGEAESEVLKVVESCDLLIIDDFGMEKSLEDKNSAWRGEKIYNLIDSRYRCEKPLIITTNLEFSKDESRCEIAKKFSMGGKNRIRDRIVEMCYPVEVKGKSRREIDEKRFFKLLEI, via the coding sequence ATGAAGTGTCAATATTGTGGGAAGGAGTATGTAAAAAATGAAGCTGAAGGATTAGAATACTTACCAGAATTTATTAGACAACATATAGAGTATATTCCAGCTTGTGATTGTTTGGAAAAGAAAAGACTAGAGGAGATGGAAGAGGAAAAGAGAAGACAGGAAGCAGAGTCCATACGAAATAGGGTAAAAAGATATAGGGATATATCTGTAATGGATAGTAGATTTTTAAAGAGCAATTTTGAGGGAGCAGATATGAGTGGAGAGTATATGAAATTAGCTCTTCGTTATGCTAAAAGTTTTATGAAAAAGAGGATGGATATAGGGATAATATTTTATGGGGGAGTAGGTACAGAGAAGACATTTGCTAGTGGCTGTATAGCTAATTACCTAATGAGTAGAGGAAAGAGTGTACTTGTGATAAATCTAGGATTATATCTACTAAAAATCACTAAGGAGTGGGGAGAAGCAGAGAGTGAGGTTTTAAAGGTTGTAGAAAGTTGTGATTTACTCATAATAGATGACTTTGGAATGGAAAAATCCCTTGAGGATAAAAATAGTGCTTGGAGAGGAGAGAAGATATATAATCTCATAGATAGTAGGTATAGATGTGAAAAACCTCTGATTATTACTACAAATTTGGAGTTTAGCAAAGATGAGAGTAGATGTGAGATAGCTAAGAAATTCTCTATGGGAGGAAAAAATAGGATAAGGGATAGGATAGTGGAGATGTGTTATCCTGTGGAAGTAAAGGGAAAGAGTAGAAGAGAGATAGATGAGAAGAGATTTTTTAAGCTACTGGAGATATAA
- a CDS encoding CDP-glycerol glycerophosphotransferase family protein translates to MKIIGKILLILIFKIFNLFPINRKKVILGECPGIGFDGNVKRVYEELKKNKDLQFICISLKKQKFEFCVKEKLKQYSVLEIKGIWHLATSGFWFSDSVFFSFFPLKKEQNNIQLWHGAGAFKKFGRDVSSGLKYYITFLSVSSNEVIDIYANAFRISKEKVRNLGIPRADIFFREEEKQRIREEFYKNYPELKNKKIILYAPTFRDNEKNKFNLKLDIELMKENLEGLNYILLLKLHPGIKSKDIQVDNKFSYNFSDYSNTANLLIISDILISDYSSIIFEFSIMKKPILFYAYDVEEYISDRGFYYNYYDFIPNKISYTTEEIIKAIINQEWDLERIEKFARYFFNPFDGNSTERVLKEVGLWEENK, encoded by the coding sequence ATGAAAATAATAGGAAAGATACTTTTAATCTTAATATTTAAAATATTTAATCTGTTTCCTATTAATAGGAAAAAAGTTATATTAGGGGAGTGTCCTGGAATAGGATTTGATGGAAATGTAAAGAGGGTATATGAAGAATTAAAAAAAAATAAAGATTTACAATTTATTTGTATTTCTTTAAAGAAACAAAAATTTGAATTTTGTGTAAAAGAAAAATTGAAACAATACTCTGTATTGGAAATAAAAGGAATTTGGCATTTAGCAACCTCTGGATTTTGGTTTTCAGACTCTGTATTTTTTTCTTTTTTCCCACTAAAAAAAGAACAAAACAACATACAACTTTGGCATGGAGCAGGTGCTTTTAAAAAATTTGGAAGAGATGTTAGTAGTGGGCTTAAGTATTACATTACTTTTTTGAGCGTTAGTTCAAATGAAGTAATTGATATTTATGCAAATGCTTTTAGAATTTCAAAAGAAAAAGTGAGAAATTTAGGTATACCAAGAGCAGACATCTTTTTTAGAGAAGAAGAAAAACAAAGGATAAGGGAAGAATTTTATAAGAATTATCCAGAATTAAAAAACAAAAAGATAATTCTATATGCACCAACTTTTAGAGATAATGAAAAAAATAAATTTAATTTAAAATTGGATATAGAATTAATGAAAGAAAATTTAGAAGGATTAAATTATATATTGTTATTAAAACTACATCCAGGAATAAAAAGTAAAGATATTCAAGTTGATAATAAATTTTCATATAATTTTTCTGATTATTCTAATACAGCAAATTTGTTAATCATTTCAGATATTTTGATAAGTGATTATTCATCGATAATATTTGAATTTTCAATAATGAAGAAACCAATATTATTCTATGCGTATGATGTAGAAGAATATATAAGTGATAGAGGATTTTATTATAATTATTATGATTTTATTCCTAATAAAATAAGTTATACAACAGAAGAAATAATAAAAGCAATTATAAATCAAGAGTGGGATTTAGAAAGAATAGAAAAATTTGCAAGATATTTCTTTAATCCTTTTGATGGGAACTCAACTGAGAGAGTTCTTAAAGAAGTTGGTTTATGGGAGGAAAATAAATGA
- the rph gene encoding ribonuclease PH — protein MNMIKEMIIEADMRTKKLREDGRDVDELRVLKATKDFNLYAEGSVLMECGNTKVICTATVSDKVPPFLKNQGKGWLTAEYSMIPRATGERNQRESAKGKLTGRTMEIQRLIGRALRTAVDLEKLGERTITIDCDVIQADGGTRTTSITGGYIALALAMKKLVAEGVLAENPIISNVAAISVGIVNGTPVLDLKYTEDSAAEVDMNVVMNGEGKFVEVQGTGEEATYTRKELNEMLDLAEKGLKEIMELQNRIIGE, from the coding sequence ATGAATATGATAAAAGAGATGATAATTGAAGCTGATATGAGAACAAAAAAACTTAGAGAAGATGGAAGAGATGTAGATGAGCTAAGAGTATTAAAGGCTACTAAGGATTTTAACCTATATGCTGAAGGGTCTGTACTTATGGAGTGTGGAAATACAAAGGTAATATGTACAGCTACTGTAAGTGATAAGGTACCACCATTTTTAAAAAATCAAGGGAAAGGTTGGCTTACAGCTGAGTACTCTATGATACCTAGAGCTACTGGAGAGAGAAACCAAAGAGAATCAGCTAAGGGAAAATTAACAGGTAGAACTATGGAGATACAAAGACTTATAGGTAGAGCTCTTAGAACTGCTGTGGATTTAGAAAAGTTAGGAGAGAGAACTATAACTATCGACTGTGATGTAATACAAGCTGATGGGGGAACAAGAACTACTTCTATAACTGGTGGATATATAGCTCTAGCCCTTGCTATGAAAAAACTTGTAGCTGAGGGAGTGTTAGCAGAAAATCCAATCATCTCTAATGTGGCAGCTATCAGTGTGGGTATTGTAAATGGAACACCTGTACTAGACCTTAAATATACTGAAGATTCAGCAGCAGAGGTAGATATGAATGTTGTTATGAATGGAGAGGGAAAATTTGTAGAGGTACAAGGTACTGGAGAAGAGGCTACTTATACAAGAAAAGAGCTAAATGAGATGTTAGATTTAGCTGAAAAGGGATTAAAGGAGATAATGGAGCTACAAAATAGAATAATTGGAGAATAG
- a CDS encoding IspD/TarI family cytidylyltransferase has translation MIFGAILAGGTGSRMGLTNMPKQFLELGDKPIIIHTLQKFLLNLKFDVIYLGVHENWTGYMEDLIEKYIVDEENKNRIKIISGGADRNSTIMNIVEDIEKNYILTNEDIIVTHDAVRPFITSRILEENIEISLKYGACDTVIPAIDTIVVSENNEIIKEIPNRQYMYQGQTPQSFKILELKNLYNELSKEEKEILTDACKIFVIKGKEVHLVRGEISNLKITTQEDYKIAQAMIGVKLND, from the coding sequence ATGATATTTGGAGCAATTTTAGCAGGTGGAACTGGAAGTAGAATGGGTTTAACTAATATGCCTAAGCAATTTTTAGAATTAGGAGATAAGCCTATTATTATTCATACATTACAAAAATTTTTATTAAATCTAAAGTTTGATGTTATATATTTAGGAGTTCATGAAAATTGGACTGGGTATATGGAGGATTTAATAGAAAAATATATAGTAGATGAAGAAAATAAAAATAGAATAAAAATTATAAGTGGTGGAGCTGATAGAAACTCTACAATTATGAATATAGTAGAAGATATAGAAAAAAATTATATTTTGACTAATGAAGACATAATAGTAACACATGATGCAGTAAGACCATTTATCACATCAAGAATACTAGAAGAAAATATAGAAATATCGTTGAAATATGGAGCATGTGATACAGTAATTCCAGCAATAGATACAATAGTAGTTTCAGAAAATAATGAGATAATAAAAGAAATACCTAACAGACAATATATGTACCAAGGACAAACACCACAAAGTTTCAAGATATTAGAATTAAAAAATTTATATAATGAACTTTCTAAAGAGGAAAAAGAAATTTTAACAGATGCATGTAAAATTTTTGTGATAAAAGGTAAGGAGGTTCATTTAGTAAGAGGAGAAATTTCTAATTTGAAGATCACTACTCAAGAAGATTATAAAATAGCTCAAGCAATGATAGGAGTGAAATTAAATGATTAA
- a CDS encoding AAA family ATPase: MLKGIPIGREDFRDIRENNLYYIDKTKFIEDILLDGTQVKLFCRPRRFGKTLNMSTLKYFFDIKDKEKNRKLFDGLYIENSPLIKEQGKYPVIFISMKGITGLSWKESFSEIKLKVKELFRDYSSLVDKFDKYDKGDFEKYILDIENIGEAELKKSLHMLTKLLYKYYDQKVVVLIDEYDSPIMTAYEKGYYTEMINFFKAFYGDVLKTNEYLHIGVLTGIVRVAQAGIFSDLNNFISYTVLDDNYNQAFGLVEKEVKDILEYYQIGYEMPEVKEWYDGYNFGNVDIYNPWSILNFVKNKKVKSYWVNSSGNAVILNMLLLSDGAVFSSLEDLIKDRDVIIYINESIRMGDNLSPNNIWELMLFSGYLTVKEELDSTTYIVKIPNMEVRKLFKALFVDSVFRGQNNIGNMIQALLSKDANQVVNIFEEVVINAMSYYDASKKYENPYQTLLGGFLYGLDNYYIMYPNIESGYGRADIVLNPRNKNWVGYILELKRGISSDDKKEADRALNQIAENKYETILKRDGVKEIIKIGLVFDGKKIISSYIK; encoded by the coding sequence ATGTTAAAAGGAATACCAATAGGAAGAGAAGATTTTAGAGATATAAGAGAAAATAATTTATACTACATAGATAAAACTAAATTTATAGAAGATATTCTATTAGATGGAACACAAGTAAAATTATTTTGCCGTCCAAGAAGATTTGGAAAAACTCTTAACATGTCTACTCTTAAATACTTCTTTGATATAAAAGATAAGGAGAAAAATAGAAAATTATTTGATGGATTGTATATAGAAAACTCTCCTTTAATAAAGGAACAAGGGAAATATCCTGTTATATTTATTAGTATGAAAGGAATAACAGGACTAAGCTGGAAAGAGAGTTTCAGTGAAATTAAACTTAAAGTAAAAGAATTATTTAGAGATTATAGTAGTTTGGTAGATAAATTTGATAAATATGATAAAGGAGATTTTGAAAAGTATATATTAGACATAGAGAATATTGGAGAAGCTGAGTTAAAAAAATCCTTACATATGCTAACAAAATTATTATATAAATACTATGATCAAAAGGTAGTAGTATTAATAGATGAATATGATTCTCCAATAATGACAGCTTATGAAAAAGGTTACTATACAGAGATGATAAATTTTTTTAAAGCATTTTATGGAGATGTACTTAAAACTAATGAGTATCTACATATAGGGGTACTTACAGGAATAGTTAGAGTGGCACAAGCAGGGATATTTTCTGATTTAAATAACTTTATAAGCTATACAGTTTTGGATGATAATTATAACCAAGCATTTGGATTAGTAGAGAAAGAGGTTAAAGATATTTTAGAATATTATCAAATTGGATATGAGATGCCAGAAGTAAAAGAGTGGTACGATGGTTATAACTTTGGAAATGTAGATATCTATAATCCTTGGAGTATATTAAATTTTGTAAAAAATAAAAAGGTAAAATCATACTGGGTAAATTCCTCAGGAAATGCAGTGATACTAAATATGTTATTATTATCAGATGGAGCAGTATTTAGTAGTTTAGAAGATTTGATAAAAGATAGAGATGTAATAATATATATTAATGAAAGTATAAGGATGGGGGATAATCTCTCTCCTAATAATATATGGGAATTGATGCTGTTTTCAGGATATTTAACAGTAAAAGAGGAACTAGATAGTACTACATATATAGTGAAGATACCTAATATGGAAGTTAGAAAACTGTTTAAAGCACTATTTGTAGATTCAGTATTTAGAGGACAAAATAATATAGGAAATATGATACAAGCTCTTCTAAGTAAAGATGCAAATCAGGTGGTTAATATTTTTGAAGAGGTAGTTATAAATGCAATGAGTTACTATGATGCAAGTAAAAAGTATGAAAATCCTTATCAAACATTGCTAGGAGGATTTTTGTATGGACTTGATAATTACTATATTATGTATCCCAATATAGAAAGTGGGTATGGAAGAGCAGATATAGTGTTGAATCCAAGAAATAAAAATTGGGTAGGATATATATTGGAATTAAAAAGAGGAATTAGTAGTGATGATAAAAAAGAAGCTGACAGAGCTCTAAATCAAATAGCTGAAAATAAATATGAAACTATATTAAAACGAGATGGAGTAAAAGAAATAATTAAAATAGGATTAGTATTTGATGGAAAAAAGATAATAAGTAGTTATATAAAATAG
- a CDS encoding sugar transferase, translated as MKRQVAKVVMIIMQFIFYFVVNELFDVPDRIMYNTFFIYLALNLTKNMYSFKTILIWEELRKLLLVHAEYLIIMLINDLAFWGMKFIPVHLFVGLTFTFFNIFIIRFIRTVFRKNLEKSLLIIGIGNTANQITRIIRDNNTFTMYKLLGYISANSIEGVNQEVHVEKDRVIGTYEDLDKILDENKVNEVLIALPLADNEQMEEIINKLDGRVDKIKFIPRLNGTYTLNSTVEDYDGMMVLSTYNGMNKKRYKILKRCFDIFAGSVGCVVLGLLYLIFAPKIKKDGGKAIFTQNRIGKDVKPFKMYKFRSMYVDAEERLQELLEKDEKKREEFYRTFKLKDDPRITKVGEFLRKTSLDEFPQFLNVIKGEMSFVGPRPVVQKEVDMYYGKENARKIFMVKPGITGMWQANGRSDVEDYDSRIALDLYYIRNWSLWLDVIITVKTIKNVIYRKGAY; from the coding sequence ATGAAAAGACAGGTAGCAAAAGTTGTAATGATAATAATGCAGTTTATTTTCTATTTTGTAGTGAATGAACTGTTTGATGTGCCAGATAGGATAATGTATAATACATTTTTTATTTATCTGGCTTTAAATTTAACCAAAAATATGTATTCTTTTAAAACTATTCTAATATGGGAAGAATTGAGAAAACTCCTATTAGTTCATGCTGAGTATCTAATAATTATGCTTATTAATGACTTGGCTTTCTGGGGTATGAAATTTATTCCTGTACACCTTTTTGTAGGACTTACTTTTACATTCTTTAATATTTTCATAATTAGGTTTATAAGAACAGTATTTAGAAAAAATCTTGAGAAGAGCTTATTGATAATAGGGATAGGAAATACTGCTAATCAGATAACAAGGATAATAAGAGATAATAATACCTTTACTATGTATAAACTACTTGGATATATCTCAGCTAATAGTATAGAGGGGGTAAATCAAGAGGTACATGTAGAAAAAGATAGAGTGATAGGTACTTATGAGGATTTGGATAAAATCCTAGATGAAAATAAGGTGAATGAGGTACTGATAGCTTTACCACTAGCAGATAATGAACAGATGGAAGAGATAATTAATAAGTTAGATGGTAGAGTGGATAAAATTAAGTTTATTCCAAGATTAAATGGCACATATACACTTAACTCAACAGTAGAGGACTATGATGGAATGATGGTGTTATCTACTTACAATGGAATGAATAAGAAAAGATATAAGATACTGAAAAGATGCTTTGATATCTTTGCTGGTAGTGTAGGTTGTGTAGTATTAGGACTACTTTATTTAATCTTTGCTCCTAAGATAAAAAAAGATGGTGGAAAAGCAATATTTACTCAAAATAGAATTGGTAAAGATGTAAAACCATTTAAGATGTATAAGTTTAGAAGTATGTATGTAGATGCAGAAGAAAGATTACAAGAGTTATTAGAAAAAGATGAGAAGAAAAGAGAGGAATTCTATAGAACTTTCAAACTGAAAGATGACCCAAGAATAACTAAGGTAGGGGAGTTTTTAAGAAAAACTTCATTAGATGAGTTTCCACAGTTCTTGAATGTGATAAAGGGAGAGATGTCCTTTGTAGGACCTAGACCAGTGGTACAAAAAGAAGTAGATATGTACTATGGAAAAGAGAACGCAAGAAAGATATTTATGGTAAAACCAGGAATAACTGGAATGTGGCAAGCTAATGGAAGGTCAGATGTAGAGGATTATGATTCAAGAATAGCTTTAGACTTATACTACATACGTAACTGGTCATTGTGGCTAGATGTGATAATAACAGTTAAGACAATAAAGAATGTTATATATAGGAAGGGTGCATATTGA
- a CDS encoding alcohol dehydrogenase catalytic domain-containing protein — MINYVYQLISPRVISIKYENLNLDDKVIVKPLYMAICHADQRYYTGNRDKKVLSKKLPMALIHECCGEVVIDRSGKFKKGQKVVLIPNVPGQYNNEIYENYGEGAKFLSSGYDGFMREYIDLSSDRIVPFDNIPLEIATITEFVSVSVHATERFKNISHSNKEGIGIWGDGSLAFVTANVLKKEFPNSKIIVFGKNRDKLSLFSFVDKTILIDEIPVDLKINHAFECVGGEGSFYAIDDIIKYIKPQGTVMLMGVSENKVGINTRDILEKGLTFVGSSRSGYQDFVRAIEILQDEKVQKRLKLIIENYGVIKKIEDIHKVFNFDLNTPFKTVFRWEI; from the coding sequence ATGATTAATTATGTATATCAATTAATATCTCCTAGGGTAATTTCTATAAAATATGAGAATTTAAATTTAGATGATAAAGTAATAGTAAAACCTTTATATATGGCTATATGTCATGCTGACCAAAGATATTATACAGGTAATAGAGATAAAAAAGTATTAAGTAAAAAATTACCAATGGCTCTTATACATGAATGTTGTGGAGAGGTAGTAATTGATAGAAGTGGGAAATTTAAAAAAGGACAGAAAGTAGTCTTAATTCCAAATGTACCAGGACAATATAATAATGAAATATATGAAAATTATGGAGAGGGAGCTAAATTTTTATCGAGTGGTTATGATGGATTTATGAGAGAATATATAGATTTATCTAGTGATAGAATAGTTCCTTTTGATAATATTCCATTAGAAATAGCAACTATAACAGAGTTTGTAAGTGTAAGTGTTCATGCAACAGAAAGGTTTAAAAATATTTCTCACTCTAACAAAGAAGGGATAGGAATTTGGGGAGATGGAAGTTTAGCTTTTGTAACAGCGAATGTATTAAAAAAAGAATTTCCTAATTCTAAGATAATAGTATTTGGAAAAAATAGGGATAAGCTTTCTTTATTTTCTTTTGTAGATAAGACAATATTAATTGATGAAATTCCAGTTGATTTAAAAATAAATCATGCTTTTGAATGTGTTGGAGGAGAAGGAAGTTTTTATGCTATTGATGATATCATAAAATATATAAAACCTCAAGGAACAGTTATGTTAATGGGGGTAAGTGAGAATAAGGTTGGAATAAATACAAGAGATATTTTAGAAAAAGGTTTAACTTTTGTAGGAAGTAGTCGTTCTGGATATCAAGATTTTGTAAGAGCTATAGAGATATTACAAGATGAAAAAGTTCAAAAAAGATTAAAACTTATAATAGAAAATTATGGAGTAATAAAAAAGATTGAAGATATACACAAAGTATTTAATTTTGATTTAAATACTCCATTCAAAACTGTATTTAGATGGGAGATATAG
- a CDS encoding M15 family metallopeptidase domain-containing protein: MNKASVRSKKKLEGVDSRLVLLVGYALAISPVDFFVNEGVRSEKKQKEYYKQGKSKCDGVVNRSKHQDGKAIDVYYVGWESDDSLTDDRWYILIESFKKAGKMLGLKLEFGYDWGWDNPHIELR, from the coding sequence ATGAATAAGGCAAGTGTAAGGAGTAAGAAAAAATTAGAGGGAGTAGATAGTAGGTTAGTACTGTTGGTAGGATATGCTTTGGCAATATCTCCAGTGGATTTTTTTGTAAATGAGGGGGTAAGAAGTGAGAAAAAACAAAAGGAGTACTATAAGCAGGGAAAAAGTAAATGTGATGGGGTAGTAAATAGAAGTAAACATCAAGATGGAAAGGCAATAGATGTGTATTATGTGGGATGGGAGAGTGATGATAGTTTAACAGATGACAGATGGTATATTTTAATAGAGAGTTTTAAAAAGGCTGGTAAGATGTTGGGATTGAAGTTAGAGTTTGGATATGATTGGGGCTGGGATAATCCCCATATAGAGTTAAGGTAG
- a CDS encoding XTP/dITP diphosphatase, producing MKIFLATGNKHKIDEIKAIFANVKDVEILSIKDGIEIPEVVEDGDTFEANSAKKALEIAKFTGMITIADDSGLCVDALGGAPGVYSARYSGENATDESNNAKLMEVMKDEKNRKCHFVSVITLGKPDGRAYSFRGEIEGELLCEPKGKDGFGYDPYFYVAEYGKSLAEMPEIKNRISHRANALKKLEKELDRVLAD from the coding sequence ATGAAAATATTTTTAGCTACTGGAAATAAACATAAAATAGATGAGATAAAAGCAATATTTGCCAATGTAAAAGATGTAGAGATACTATCTATAAAAGATGGTATAGAGATACCTGAAGTAGTAGAAGATGGGGATACTTTTGAAGCAAATTCTGCAAAAAAAGCTTTGGAGATAGCAAAGTTTACAGGAATGATAACTATTGCTGATGATTCTGGACTTTGTGTAGATGCACTAGGGGGAGCACCTGGAGTGTACTCAGCTAGATATTCTGGCGAGAATGCTACTGATGAATCAAATAATGCTAAGCTTATGGAAGTAATGAAAGATGAAAAAAATAGAAAGTGCCACTTTGTAAGTGTAATAACTCTTGGAAAACCTGATGGAAGAGCTTACTCTTTTAGAGGGGAGATAGAGGGAGAGTTACTATGTGAACCAAAGGGAAAAGATGGATTTGGATATGACCCTTACTTCTATGTAGCTGAGTATGGAAAATCTTTAGCTGAGATGCCAGAGATAAAAAACAGGATTAGTCATAGAGCCAATGCTTTGAAAAAATTGGAAAAAGAGTTAGATAGAGTATTAGCTGATTAA
- a CDS encoding helix-turn-helix domain-containing protein, with the protein MEKLNYFAIMPAKVRYDENLKPMEKLIYSEITVLTNFKGYCYATNSYFAKLYGVHKNSICAWISNLVKYGYLKVEYVLKEIDGEKKQERRIYIVDIKEINQAKKEVVEKILERKVKESKKEEEREVIEKDVEVEEKVGTKKEIEDTNFCEGVSQKTVMVTENTEGPSQKNVRGYQSNLGDPLNEKTEENNTSRIIKENNYYIYTYRGEENLPVVREILKKYSELGLPPYEYPPEKNLVMKAYGELGAKGVFKALEIMSKSNFVMEKMCVDTILKVENLKKALNGNFKADVEEKSVELVGKKRESIKKSGDEKKFEESEEGKQWKEEQKRKISELLEKDVEEEDTPELFSVEELFGKR; encoded by the coding sequence ATGGAAAAATTAAATTATTTTGCAATAATGCCAGCGAAGGTGAGATATGATGAAAATTTAAAACCTATGGAGAAGCTTATCTATTCTGAGATAACTGTTTTAACAAATTTTAAAGGTTATTGTTATGCTACTAACTCTTACTTTGCAAAATTATATGGGGTACATAAAAACTCTATCTGTGCTTGGATAAGTAATCTTGTCAAATATGGATATCTAAAAGTGGAATATGTGTTGAAGGAGATAGATGGAGAGAAAAAACAGGAGAGAAGAATATATATTGTAGATATAAAGGAGATAAATCAAGCTAAGAAAGAAGTAGTGGAAAAAATCTTAGAGAGAAAAGTAAAAGAGAGTAAAAAGGAAGAAGAGAGAGAAGTAATAGAAAAAGATGTAGAGGTAGAAGAGAAAGTAGGGACAAAAAAAGAGATAGAGGATACAAATTTTTGTGAGGGGGTATCACAAAAAACTGTGATGGTCACAGAAAATACTGAGGGACCCTCACAAAAAAATGTGAGGGGGTATCAATCAAATTTGGGAGACCCTCTTAATGAAAAGACGGAGGAGAATAATACAAGTAGAATAATAAAAGAGAATAATTATTATATATATACATATAGGGGAGAGGAAAATCTTCCTGTTGTAAGAGAGATTTTGAAAAAGTATAGTGAGCTAGGATTACCACCATATGAATATCCACCAGAGAAGAATCTAGTGATGAAAGCCTATGGAGAATTAGGAGCAAAGGGAGTATTCAAAGCTTTAGAGATAATGTCAAAATCTAATTTTGTTATGGAGAAGATGTGTGTAGATACAATTTTAAAAGTGGAGAATCTAAAGAAAGCTCTCAATGGGAACTTTAAAGCTGATGTAGAGGAAAAAAGTGTTGAGCTAGTAGGTAAAAAGAGAGAAAGCATTAAGAAATCAGGAGATGAGAAAAAATTTGAAGAGAGTGAAGAGGGTAAGCAGTGGAAAGAGGAGCAGAAGAGAAAGATATCTGAACTTTTAGAAAAAGATGTGGAAGAGGAAGATACACCAGAGTTGTTTAGTGTAGAGGAGTTATTTGGAAAGAGATAG